ACCTATCTTGGCACCGACAACTACCTGATGGGCGCGCGGATCGCCGAATACATCAAGAAGGCCAAACCCGACGGTGGCAAGATCTGCACGATCGAAGGCAACCCCGGTGCAGACAACATTCTGCGCCGCGCCCAGGGGATGCGCGACACGCTGACCGGCCAAAAGGGTCTGGCAGAGCTGAAGGGTGAAGGTGGCTGGACCGAAGTCGCCGGCTGCCCGGTGTTCACCAATGACGACGGAGCCAAGGGCGTCCAGGCCATGACCGATATCCTTGCGGCCAACCCGGACCTCGATGCCTTCGGCATCATGGGCGGCTGGCCGTTGTTCGGTGCACCGCAACCCTACCGCGACCTCTTCAAGCCGATGGCCGACAAGATCGCCAAGAACGAGTTCGTCATCGGCGCCGCCGACACCATCGGCGACGAAGTCGCGATCGCGCGCGAGGGCCTCGTAACAGCGCTCGTCGGCCAGCGGCCGTTCGAGATGGGTTACAAGGCGCCATCTGTGATGATGGACCTGATCGCCGGCAAGCCGGTCGAAGATCCGGTGTTCACGGGCCTCGACGAATGCACCAAGGACACGGTCGACACCTGCATTCAGAAGTAACGTCCCGTGGTGGAGGCCGGCAGCTTTTCATGCCGGTCTCCACCCAAGATAAAATC
The genomic region above belongs to Sinorhizobium mexicanum and contains:
- a CDS encoding sugar-binding protein gives rise to the protein MRKALLLAVAVLALSAGTAMAQKKQLVIVVKGLDNPFFEAINQGCQKWNKENPDSEFECFYTGPASTSDEAGEAQIVQDMLGKAETAAIAISPSNAKLIAQTLKTANPSIPVMTLDADLAAEDSALRKTYLGTDNYLMGARIAEYIKKAKPDGGKICTIEGNPGADNILRRAQGMRDTLTGQKGLAELKGEGGWTEVAGCPVFTNDDGAKGVQAMTDILAANPDLDAFGIMGGWPLFGAPQPYRDLFKPMADKIAKNEFVIGAADTIGDEVAIAREGLVTALVGQRPFEMGYKAPSVMMDLIAGKPVEDPVFTGLDECTKDTVDTCIQK